ACAGCACGGAGCGCTACAGGAGCAGGAGGGTCTTGGTTTACCGCTGATAAATCCATTGATTGCGTGTGAAGGGCAAAGAGGAGAAAGCTGGCATGCGCAGCGCATAGGAGTGGCACCCATCCGTAGCGTATCAGCACCCGCAAGCGCGTCCGACGGTGCCAAATCAGAGTATCGCAGCGAGGTCATCGGCAGAGAGCTCAAGTGCCGCTGGCGACATCGAGCCTGCGACAGGGAGCAAATCATCCGCTCTGTCATCGTGGCCCGTCACAACGACTTTCGCAGATGCAgcggccgtcgccgtccGCTCAATCGCCTGCACCACAGCGTAGCGCACGAGTGGTGGTACGAGGAAGGGGTGTGCGTGACAGACATGGGCAAGCAGATCGAGGCCCCCGGCGATCCCTGAACCGCCACAGCCCCGCTgatgcaccgcctccactgctCGTGAAAACGATTCCGGTGCCACGCCAAACGGCTCGTACAGCCCTTCAAAGGAGGTAAGAAGTCCCAAGAGAGCGTCTGCCtggccctccgcctccagcagtTGAATGTAGGCCGTCAgtgtgctgctggtgtgcagCACCATATTGCCGGATACGTGcacgtgctggaggcgcttCCACAGAGTACGGGCCTCGGCACGGCTCTCTGCCGTTCCCTCCCGCAGAAGCGCTATCATgaccgctgccgttgtggCGGGCGTTTCTTTCACCTTGTAGGCGCGCAAATTCTTCTCATACACCTCTTTGGCATGGCTTCCAGGACTGCAGGCGAGGTACGCGTTCcacacgtgcgtgctggAGAGAAGCGAGTCGGCATGGCGCGTGCAGGACCTGTCCGTGATGCGATCTGTCGCCTCTTGCATCTCCGCCAAGGAGGCGCCACAGCGGTGCAGTGCCCGCAGATACTCACCCCACGCTAAGGCAGGCATGTACGCTGGCCCGGAAGCGCGCGTAGGTGCACACAGTGACGGAGAGGGACGAGATCGATGCAGACAGAAACGCTCCGCCAAGGATTTCATTTTCTCTGTTTCACTTCCGGAAAACCGGCCGTCGTTGAGCCTGTCCAGGCCCATTaccgacagcagcggtgccgacaCGACAGGGTCCCAGCGAGGGGAgaacgcagcagcggtgccgttgCTCTTCGCAGCGGTATTGTCCAGAGATCTGCTTGCATCCGTGAAagatgcgcgtgcgctcacGTCCTCTTCCTCAAATGGCTTGTGTagtgccacacacaccttaTCCAGCTCGTCCAAGGACGGTGCGGTGAAGGAGGGCCTCGAGCTACCGCAGCGCACAGTTTCCAGGAGCAGCGCAATCATGTGCGAGCGGTCCTCGTGCACAGTCTTCAGCACGTCAGACGAGCTCATACCGGACAGCGCAACAATTGCCGACCACCGCTGCACCAGAGACACCACAATGGCGGAGGCCGTGTGCCAGTCCCTGCAAGTGCTGAGATACAGGACTGAGTAGAGGGCAACGACTCGCTGCAGGTCATATGAGTACTGAAGGGCACGCAGAGCCGCCGAGAGTAGAGACTCTAGGCGATCACAGGTCTCCGGACCCGGACTCCGCTGAAAGCGCTCTGACTTCAAGTAGGCAACTaagcgctgcgctggcgccggaagccgcggcggcagcatccGCTCGATCACCTCCGGCGAGAGGGATGGCGGCGTGCGGGCTTCGCGGATCACGCAGTGCCGCATTACATCAGCCGAACGTAGGCGCTGTCGCAGACGCGTATCTCCACCGCTCGTGGTGCGCCATGCACCAAACATGATGCGAGGGGCttgcgagagagagccgaTGATTGGGCTAGTGACCTTGCCAGCGGACAACGCCTCAGCGCTTGTGCGGGCCAGCGTTGCAGGGGAGCCACGAGTAGCATAACGCGCGTCCAGTTCCTGCGCCAGAGTCATCAGTTCCTGGGCGGTGGCGAGTGCCGTCGCGGGGGTTTCCTCGATGTGCTTAGCACTGGCAGACGTGGACACAACGTGCTgatgcaccagcgccgcgctgtgCGCCTCAAGAAAAGCATTGATGTACTGCTCCTTGTGGTAGGGGTTTGTTACCGCTTTCTTCTCCCGCAGGCGCCGAGTCTCGGCGTGCGCTACTCGTTGTGCTGCCCTGCGCAACTCGAGCGACGGCGCATCGAGCACAGACCCAGCGAGGAGATGACACGTGTGTCGCATGAGCGGTGAAGAGCAGTCTTTTGCgtgatgcacacacacgcgcgcgaaATTGGCAGGGACGCGTACACGCCACGAAGatgagagggaagaggatagagagagagagacatagCAGCGATAGGATCAACTCCCCCAAGTCACCACAACGCATTGGTCACCTGCGCAGCCGAACGTGGTATCAGCGATCGGGTATCCGTGCAGATGTGCATGTgtaggtgggtgggggtgggggtggacACCAGTTGCTGTGCGTTGCCGCCGTCTACTTCAacagcaccccctcccccatcgcATACCGCGAGTTCTGCGGCCatgagaaaaaaaaggaagagaggagaggcaaagacagcagcagcggcccgTTTaacgagcacacgcagaggagcgcacaagacagacagagacagggAGGCAGGGCTGGCGAGTGGGAAGGGGAGACAcgaggagacgacgacggcagcgattAGTCGAGAGCCAATATATTAATTAAAAAAACAACGGAGTGAGTGAGACGGGCGCACATCCGTCCGATGAGCCCACgtggcccctccctcctccatctgcaCATGCGTGCATTAGGCGCCAGGTGTCTCCACAGAGTGAGTAGTTTCCGCAGCCGCTTTTGTTGCTCGTCGCCGCCTGACTACAACCCCAGCGCCTctcgcagctcctccagctctcGCTGGTGAGACGCCATGAGCTCCGTCTGACGCTTCAGCTCGGCAATGCTGACACGAAGGCGGGTAagtcggcgacggcgacacgtGTGCTCAGGGGCCTCGGAAGAGCTCCAGACGAAGCCACGGTCGCCTCgcagctcttcctctctgGACGGCCATCGCGTGGCGTAGGCCCAAGGCCCCACCTCCCAGTCCTTCAGTTCTTTTACGAGGCTCTTGATACGGTTTGTAGAGGCTCGCGCAAAATCGTGTTCGTTCGACCACGCCCTCGCCTCCGAAGCATCGGCCCACCGCCACTCCGAcaccgcggccgcagcggggTCTCTTACGGCAGTGCGgttgagctgctgcaggtcgACGGCATGACCGTCTTGCGCATCGTCGTAGGGGAAGGTGGCGTGCGGCCGCCATGCTGCATCCTTGGAAGATGTCCGCTCTTCGTTCTGGAAAATGGTCACCATATCGTAGGGGTGGAGGTTCGCCAAGTCTCTGGCCTGCTGCAGACGCAAGTCCTCCACTTCCAACCGGTACTTGTCGTGCTCCTGAGCGTCCAGCATGTGTTGCGGCACTTGCAGGGTGACAAAGTACGAGCTAAAGTCGAAACAATTGCCGTAGCTTGCTGTTGCGGCGCGCCTGTGCACAACAGTGTTGTACTGCGAGAGAAAGCCCATTGAGCGAACGCCGTTCTCCACGTCTGCTGGCCGGCCGAGGGTCAGGCGTGGCCTGGCTGTCCGGCGGCTGTGCCTCGACGCATCAGGCGAGATGGAACCGCTCTCACCCCGTGGTGAAGGAGAACCTGCGTGGCTGTCCTCGTCGGCCgcctcccgctgccgcagctcgtcCCGCTCTACCGAGAAGCGGATGTACAGGTCATTGTGCCCATCCTTCCATCCATAGAGCAACGCGTTGCGCTCCAGCGGCTCCTCCACTTCGGCGATGCGGCACAGCGCATACTGCCATTGTGACACGGTCGAGGCGGGCTCGTGTCGTGCGCCGTGGTTCTCGTCAGCAACGACTCCAGTCTCTGAGGTTCCACGGCCTCCCCGCGTCTCGGACCCCTCCCTCAGAAGAGCTATCTGCGCTGATATGTATGACGccctcgccgcggcgccatcTTCGACGATGACAGCatgcgcggctgccgcagagCTTGCAGGTGCGCCGTTGCTCGTGAATTGCGGCTTGCGcgtgaggcggtggcgtgagCTCCCGgctctgctgctctccgACGAggagccgcggcggtggtggcgctgactgctgctgcattgaccagcagcagagacATCCAGAGGCGATGCACACGCAGGAGGAGAGCCGATGGCACCACTGCTGGCCTGCTGCATCGGCGGCACAGACAGCGGGATGCCAGCAGCTTTCGCTTCCCGTGTCACGCTCGGCACTAACGCCTTGAGTGGCATCTCCCCGACGGCCGGCGACGCTGACTCTTCGTGCTCGCCTGACAGACAATAAAAAGCGGCCATTAGTGGGCGTGTTAAGCTGAAGAAGCGGTGAGACTCGCGGCTGCTGACTGCGACGGTAGCAGATGATGACACAGCCGTCGTCTCTGAGAACGGTGTCTCTGCGCGGTCGCCAGCTGGAGACGTCTGCGCCTCCGTTGGTGATGCACTAAGCACTGGTGGGGCTCTGgcggcctcgccgccggAGGCGTCCAAGTGAAAAAAGTGTAAGGGTGCGGATGAGCCCCAGAGCTGCATCGAGGCACCCTTGAAATACTGGATCATGCCACCTGCTTGAGCCTCCTGCGATGTGGCGTGGCGGTCATGGGCAGTCGAGGGCGACGACAATGGAACATCCACTTCGCCTCTAGGAGCAGAAGGTCCCACAGCAACGTCACTCCCTTCTCGACCGTCTTCCTCGTGCTGCTTGGCGTCGGTCAGGGTACCCACGCGTTCCACAAACGGTAGCGGCACGCTCAGAAGCGTTTCCTGGTCCGCCAtgaagagcagcaggcgaTTCGCCGTCCAGTCTGGCACCACAGACAGCACAACTGTCGAGACGGGAGACGTGTTCTCaggcgtgcagctgctgtggaACCTCTGAGGGGCGTACAGCTCCATCAGCACCGTGTACGGAAAAGTAACGGCGTCACGGGCTGCCGAgacgtcgtcgttgtcgccaccgtcgtccgTAGCCCTACTTCCCGCGGCTGGTGCCTCAGCAGCGTTAGCGGTTGCAGGAACGGCTAAGCCGCTCtctgccgccggcggcgacgacggcggcagcgaatCAGGGACGGTGATATCATCCAGCCAGGCCTCCAGGTCCGTGTCCTTGAATGGTTCCGCCGCCAGGTCTCTCCTCGTTGCCCCATTACCTTGATCACCGACGTGAGAAGCGGCGACCAGTACCGTTTCCCCCAGCGCGTCGCGATCCACGGGCATCGGTGCGCTGCCAAGCAGCAGGACTATGTCATTGCTCGTCACTGCCACCGTACAGGACCAAGaattctcctcctcgctgtctGTGGATTTCTCGACTACTAGTCGGTGGCGGCCGAGGGGTACCCACTGAAGGAGCCATTCCGAGGCGTCACGGCGAGAGCCACGGCGGGGGCCGTCGCCGTTGGCGGCGTAAACCCGACACGTCTCGATACGGTCTCCCGTGCACCCGCACAGCCTCCACAGCTCCAGTGCGGGTCTCGTCAGTAAGAGCGTCATGGGCATGCCCACCTCGTATGGGGGGGAGCTCATGGCAATGCCAGCATCGCACACGTCCATCGGTGCCACCTCGTGCATAaggtgcacctcctccagcacaaAGGCGCGGCGAGGACCCCACAGGACCCTGAGAAGAACTACGTTGAGTtcggcagccacgccaccgtcgccgtcgcccacCTGCTCCGGTGGCGTCGCACCAGCGGGCACGTCTCGTGCACGCGAGCAGAGGTACAAGCTCACCAGCTTGTACCCCCGTGATGACGTCGATCGCGAGAAGGCGTTGTGACAGCGGTTGCACAGCTCCACACACGGTCCGacgagagagacgcgcgtggcgacgccgtgctcgAGGTGGTAGAGGACGCGCTCCGACATGGCCGCCTTCTCTATGGTGTTCAGGACGTGGTCCTCCTCTTCTGGCGTGAGGTATTGGTGCCGCAGAGGGGTCTGGTGGTGACCGCGGCCGGCATGCCCGCCGCTATTCCCAGTGGAATTCGTGGCTTCGCTGGGGTTTGCAGCCGCGCCCGTTTCTTTCGGGCGCGCGTCGGTCTGCCGATACCACAGCGGTGCCTGCTCCAGGACGGACGCCGCCTCCCGCTCAATGTCAAAGAGCACCACCGTGCCCACCTCATCGACGCTCACCACCGCAGGTGTCAAGGAAAGCGGTTGACACGGCTCGAGAGCAAGCTGCGTGCACTGCATGCACACTACCTTGCTCGTCTGGTGCTGCGTGTGGTTCAGGCAGAAGTGCGCTCCGCTGCTCATGACGGACACGCCGTGCACGATGCGGTCGCTGCCGGACGCGACGCAGAAGTAGCGACTCCACttggagaggaagagagagccGCTGACAAGGACCGGCTGCATTGCCGCGCACAGGTACGACTCGCGAACCTGGAACTCATGGCGCGTTTCCATCAGCTCGAACACGCCTGTCGCCTCGTGGACGCcgtgcggcaccgcagcaggcgatgcgctggtggcggcagcgttgcTGGAAAGACGGCTTGCAAGCATCTTCAGTGTCGAGGGCGGCGCCAAAGTAGGAAGCTGTCGCTCCCAATAAAGTCGAACGCCGGTGCGGTGGACCGTCAAAAGGGTGGAAAGACCTACAATGCAGAGCGAGTTGATTCTCGAATTGGGGAAGGGATCCAACATGGCGGCTGAGGGGGGCCGATAaggagagaagcggcagGCGTGTGCGGTGTAGTGCCTCTTCGAATTCCCGCGTGTTCGTCGAAGCCGGCGGCGGGTCGCAGAGGATTCAGAGCTGCCCTTCTTGTATCGCTCACTGCAGCCCGAGTGCGGGCCCTGAGCCGACGAAGACCTCGACGTCAGGGACGCTGACCGACGCGAGGCGTTTGCTGGGACGTCTCCGCTTGCCCTCGAGCCCCTCGGCGAAGGGACGCTGCGGGGCATTATGACGTGATCACCCACAGCAAACTCGAGAGactgtgcgcgcgtgtatgtaGACCGCAGCGCCGATCCCTTCtcctgctgtcgctgcagtACAGCCGTGCGCCACACTTCTgtaaaaaaagggagggagggggcagtcCAGATGGCGCgtagaggaggtggcgcgctATAGCGATTACGCGAGGCGCGGCCGCCCTCACGAGATGTCACACACATTCAATGATAGAGTTCGGGCAACGCGGACCTCTGCAGCGGTAGCTCCCGCCGTTGACCCAACCAAACAACacgacggctgctgcgctgctcctcaCGCGATTCGATGCAGATAGATAGTGAGAGAGATAGCACCGCAGCAATGCACAGATTACGGAGTCCTGCAGTCCTTGATGGGAGTTCACGGGGCTCTCGTTTCACATCGGATGGTCCCTCACTCACTAAAAAGCGTCCGCGCGTTGCCCCGCTAGATGAAGCGGGGTCGGTTGTGTGCCGATGgcgtgggaggggtggagagaaTACTTCTCGCCAGCTTCGTTTTCGTTTGATTCGGATAGCGCGGTGCACAGTGACCGGTGCACGCGAGATCCTGTCACGCCACCCAGCAAGCCGGGAGACAaaagacgagagagaggaagcgaaagggagggaggggcagcgatAGTAAGCAAGACGCGGTGCGGACACAAGGGCATTTCCCATCGGACGCGACGATGCGAGTgcttgccgctgctcgagggcggacAGCGTACCGCTCGCGTGAGGAGAAGTAGGCGCAGAATGGATGTAGGAGCACGCACAGAACGCCCACGTGACATGGATGTGCTCCCGGTCAGCTCCTGTCACACGAGGAGTCCCCTCTAGCGCCGTCTCACGTTCTTTGTCGGGGTCTGGCGTTGCTTTAAAGTTCAGGTAGCACGCGAGTGAATCCTCACGTAAGCACGCGTTCATAAAACGCCCTTCAAGGAGGGTGGGAACAGGggaaacaaaaacaaaaaaggcaCGCTCAAGCGTGGGGacgggggtggagggaggcggcacactcccccgctgccgcacaacacatacacagacacatccTCGCAGCAAGCCAGAGATTCGGTGACACGCACACTcagcggaagagagagagagagctatGAAAAGCACGGGGCACAGAATGGGAGcgaaggagaaaaaaagatgaaGAGGCAAGAAGATGGCGCCAACACaggagcagcaacagcttagtggcggcagcggcagcagcgcttcatGCATGCGTTCGCTGTTGTGCGCCTGCTTGGATGTCTATAGGCGCTTGGCGTAGCCACCACACGCATCTCCCACCTCGCCTCGAGCGGTTTTGCACatggaaaaaaaacagagaggGTCGGTTGTGTGGCGGAGCtggtcgccgctgctgacgctcCCACTTTGGTGTCGTTGCGGCGATGATTGTGCGTCTACATGATAACCAACTGACGGGGTCCAGAAAACGaagacaaaagaaaaggaagcgTGAGAACCAAGTGGAAGCACTGAGGAGGTTGATGACGCTgtgggaggagaggatgGACAAAGTTGAAGACTATCAACGCAGCCATGTACACGGCACGTGCGCCGATGGAGATCGAGAAGGTAAAGGGAGAGTGACCAACTGACCAATGGCCGTGTGCGCAGGCGACGTGAAAGGGTTCGAAAGGCGCACGGATGGGACGGCTTCCGTGTAGTTGCTAACAGCATCGCAAAGTTCATCGTCCCTCATCCTCTTCGACGGCATGCTGAAGGCCGATACGCAGGAGGCTTTGCCGCAGTGCCAGACAGGTCACGTCAACATTGTCCTCCTGGAGTGATCTGACGACAGCGTGGCAGCTGAGAGCGCCGTGTAGCGCTCTCAAAAGCAGAAATACCAGCAacacctcccctcttccAGCAAAAAggggcgagcgagagagaagttGCTGGCGCGcgtccgcacacacacacctccggCTGTCCACCCATACGATGGAAAACGAGCCAGGATAAAAGAGACCCCAAAGGCAGAtggatggcggcggcggcggcgggggggggggcaggggaggggctgtGAACACGTCTGCGTGCCGACATTCAACATCCGGTTAACACAGCACACGGGGAGCCACAGCGCGATGGCCCGAGCGAGCGGAAAAAAGAGCAGGAAGGATAACGGCGGGTAAGATgcagaagagggaagggagggcgaggaCAGGCGCAGGCCACACGTCAACGAGTACACAACGGCAACCCTCCTCATGCACTCACAGTGAGCAGGGGAGCTccgtggaggtggtgaaCATCGCAACAGACCAATACACCGAAGCACAGTGCTTGCGTGGGGATGTGTATactgtgcgcgtgtggccATGCAAGAGTTCACTAactggggggagggggagccaCACGAAAACAGAGCGAGTGCGAGTAGGTGGCAGTACTGCGTTGCGGAGGCGGTTGGGCAAACGAATGATACTTcgggaaaaaagggagaaaggAGCGAGGAACCGCTGTGATGGCCAcgggtggtgggaggggcgGGCACGATCGAGAGATTCGCATGGAGGCTGACAAGTGTGCATCGAtcagcacgcgcacagacgaCTGGACACACGTCCATTCGACTTCTTCGCTTGCTGCCCTGCAGAGGACGCACACGTGCCAGAGACTCAGCTCTTGCCCATACACGGCCACCACCCGTTCAATCGAGTCCCTCATTGCGAACTACTCCTCCAGAATGCCAAACTCGCGTAGGCGCTCGTCGACGATCTCCTCCCCGATGCACTCAATTGGCTGCCGTGGAGTGCGGATCTGGTACTCAGCCGCAGTGTCCTCCATCATTCCTGCCGGTGCAAAGGACGGCATGTTAGCGAAGACGCGGCAGTTGCGGTCCACCCGCTTGAACTCCACCTTGATGCCGTTGCCAATGTAGGTGTCACACAGTAGGCCCATCACGTACGGCTTCGTCACGCTGGGGTCGTGGATGCGCGGGATGATAAAGTACGGGCTGTGCTCTGGCAAAAAGGTGTACTTCATCGCCACGTCACGCGAGAAGTTGAACTTGAGCTGGCGGTCCGGCTTCTCCACAAGCGAGTTGCTGGTGGCGTCCAGCTTTTCCTTCTTGCCGCTGTGCCGGAACACGCTCAGCAGGAGTGCGTGGTACTCCAGCGACGGGTCATCGCGCTCGTCCTCCTGCGAGAGAGTGATGTAGGCCTCCGTCGGCGCGGACACGTTAACCTCGAAAGAGATGGTCGGGATGCCCTGGGCAAACTCGCCACGGACGCGGTAGTCGAACCACGGAGTGCGCAGGTGGCAGCATCCACCGCCGGAGAAGATCTTGAGCGCGTCACACCACTCTACCCAGAACGTGCGGTCGGCATCCGTCGGGCTGCCACCGTGCCGGTAGCACGCGTTGCGCACAGACGGGTACTTGTTCCAGCGCTTGTCGTCCTTGCTCCACGCGCCGGTCCACTCAGAGCCGTTGCCCCACGGGttgcggaggcgcagcagacggaGGTCGAGGTCCTCGAAGTACTCCGTCTGCAGCACTGCGTAGCCATGGTGTAGGAGGAGGCCCATCTTCTCGTACGTCGCTTCCAGCTCCGGGTTTGCGCTGACGACGTTCGCGTTGCCGAatgcctcgccgccgtcggacGGGGTGCAGAGCACCTGCAAGTGCCCCATCCTGTTGTACGACAGCATCTCCTGAAACAGCATGTCGTCACCGCCCCGCGCGTCCTCCCAGAAGCTCTCGTAGCGGGTCACTGGGAAGCCGGTGAACTCTGAGAGCGGCTCCAGTGGGTCGCCGCTCGCGATGTTCGCGTAGGAGCCGTGCACCTTCGCGTACGTCTTCTCCAGTAGCGCCACCCACATGCGCCGAATGTCCACCGCGCACCGCGCAAACTCGGGGCCGTCACGCGTCGCAGGCAGGAAGTCGTCCAGCAGTACCGGCAGCCACCAGCCGTTGAAGTTTATGGTGACCCAGTAGGCACCGAGGGCACGCTCGATCTTGCCGTTGGCGGCGCTCACCGGGTGGCGGAAGAGGTCGTGCAGCCGgtcgccgctggcgtcggTCAGGGCGGCGATGGCAGAGACGAGGTAGGTGTCGCCGATGGAACCGTGTGTCACCTGGGACGGCAGGATGTCACGGCGGAAGAGGCGCACCTCCGTGAGCTGCTCTTCCGGGATCCAGGTGGATGGGCGGTGCCACGGGATGAAGCGCGGCAGGTACGTGTCCACGTCAGCGCGGTAGAGCGAGTAGTCGCACGGGCGGAAGTCGCAGTCGATGTACGGCTTCTCGTTTTCCTCGCAGTACGCCAgcaccttctcctctgtCAAGTCGTCTTCCCGAACGCCGATTGCCTGCGCCATGTCCATCAGATCGTCGGCGATGCGGTCGTTGACTTCGCCGTAGAGGATGTCGCGCTTGTCGTCGTTAAGTGGCACCGCCTTAGCGCTGCACTTGAAGCCGTTGATCTTTCCAGCTACCAGCTTCGTCGTCTCGCCGGGGAAGACGACGAGGGAGGCGGACAGCTCGCTTGTGCTCATAACGTACATGTCGACTTTTTCGCCGGGTTGTAGGTCTGACTTGGCGCCGAAGGTGAACTTCACATGCATCTCGTACTTGTCCGTGTCGTTGTAGTAGTACCAAGAGCCATCTGGCGTCACGACCTTGAAGAGCAGGCCGTTCTCGAAGACCGGCGTGACGTCGCCCTCAACGGCGGGGCCGTTTAACTGGTAGGTGTGGCC
This genomic stretch from Leishmania mexicana MHOM/GT/2001/U1103 complete genome, chromosome 30 harbors:
- a CDS encoding putative calpain-like cysteine peptidase, which codes for MPVATAEPQPFEFPPGYVMPLPTRPSKMDEDALHPVRVPTPLPDLLPRNMKDIQKMRNLQSDGDTAKKYVPPRRDLPPPYVNDDECDEFEDKTIDTTILNMSEKDRTKRMGHTYQLNGPAVEGDVTPVFENGLLFKVVTPDGSWYYYNDTDKYEMHVKFTFGAKSDLQPGEKVDMYVMSTSELSASLVVFPGETTKLVAGKINGFKCSAKAVPLNDDKRDILYGEVNDRIADDLMDMAQAIGVREDDLTEEKVLAYCEENEKPYIDCDFRPCDYSLYRADVDTYLPRFIPWHRPSTWIPEEQLTEVRLFRRDILPSQVTHGSIGDTYLVSAIAALTDASGDRLHDLFRHPVSAANGKIERALGAYWVTINFNGWWLPVLLDDFLPATRDGPEFARCAVDIRRMWVALLEKTYAKVHGSYANIASGDPLEPLSEFTGFPVTRYESFWEDARGGDDMLFQEMLSYNRMGHLQVLCTPSDGGEAFGNANVVSANPELEATYEKMGLLLHHGYAVLQTEYFEDLDLRLLRLRNPWGNGSEWTGAWSKDDKRWNKYPSVRNACYRHGGSPTDADRTFWVEWCDALKIFSGGGCCHLRTPWFDYRVRGEFAQGIPTISFEVNVSAPTEAYITLSQEDERDDPSLEYHALLLSVFRHSGKKEKLDATSNSLVEKPDRQLKFNFSRDVAMKYTFLPEHSPYFIIPRIHDPSVTKPYVMGLLCDTYIGNGIKVEFKRVDRNCRVFANMPSFAPAGMMEDTAAEYQIRTPRQPIECIGEEIVDERLREFGILEE